One Longimicrobium sp. genomic region harbors:
- a CDS encoding GNAT family N-acetyltransferase, which yields MTQPEVVDNEAEGQFQAETPEGVAVLTYDRREGKLFLLHTGVPPEMEGQGIGGSLVRAALEQARAKGHKVVPYCSFARDYAARHPEFADVVQSPE from the coding sequence ATGACGCAGCCAGAGGTCGTGGACAACGAGGCGGAGGGGCAGTTCCAGGCGGAGACGCCGGAAGGGGTGGCGGTGCTCACCTACGACCGGCGCGAGGGGAAGCTCTTCCTCCTGCACACCGGCGTGCCGCCGGAGATGGAGGGGCAGGGGATCGGCGGGAGCCTGGTGCGCGCGGCGCTGGAGCAGGCGCGCGCCAAGGGGCACAAGGTGGTGCCGTACTGCTCCTTCGCGCGCGACTACGCCGCGCGCCACCCCGAGTTCGCGGACGTCGTGCAGTCGCCCGAGTAG
- a CDS encoding endonuclease/exonuclease/phosphatase family protein has product MLRWTAVGLGSLTAVGTLLSFSRNPHWFVRLWDFPRVQIATVAAVSGGAYALYFHRGRPLEWVFLGSVSAAIAVQLREIFPYTPLHRVQVQRSKLGPRQRRKEGGSTFRLLISNVLMENEEHERLLQVIRDADPDVVLAVETNERWARALQPLVEEYPHVVHQPQENYYGMMLFSRLPLVDAKIEFMVQDDIPSVHAVLELPSGDCVTLHGLHPRPPEPLRDQDSTPRDAELVLMGRAIRAAGDVPTVVAGDLNDVAWSPVSELFLRLSGLLDPRVGRGFFNSFNANNPIFRYPLDHVFHSNHFRLCDLQRLPHIGSDHFPMLVELSYEPDASREQAPTPVGEGDMEEAEDKVELEVEAARTGDDRPGRE; this is encoded by the coding sequence GTGCTCCGGTGGACCGCGGTAGGACTGGGGTCGCTCACCGCGGTGGGAACGCTGCTCAGCTTCAGCCGCAACCCGCACTGGTTCGTGCGGCTGTGGGACTTCCCACGCGTGCAGATCGCAACGGTCGCCGCGGTTTCCGGGGGCGCTTACGCGCTCTACTTCCACCGCGGGCGCCCGCTGGAGTGGGTGTTCCTGGGGTCGGTGAGCGCGGCGATCGCGGTGCAGCTCCGCGAAATCTTTCCGTACACGCCGCTGCACCGGGTGCAGGTGCAGCGCAGCAAGCTGGGGCCGCGCCAGCGGCGCAAGGAAGGCGGCTCCACCTTTCGGCTCCTCATCTCCAACGTGCTGATGGAGAACGAGGAGCACGAGCGGCTCCTGCAGGTGATCCGCGACGCGGACCCGGACGTGGTGCTCGCGGTGGAGACGAACGAGCGTTGGGCGCGCGCGCTGCAGCCGCTGGTGGAGGAGTATCCGCACGTCGTCCACCAGCCGCAGGAGAACTACTACGGGATGATGCTCTTCTCGCGCCTCCCGCTGGTGGACGCGAAGATCGAGTTCATGGTGCAGGACGACATCCCCTCGGTGCACGCAGTGCTGGAGCTGCCGAGCGGCGACTGCGTGACGCTGCACGGCTTGCATCCGCGCCCGCCCGAGCCGCTGCGCGACCAGGACTCCACCCCGCGCGACGCGGAGCTGGTGCTGATGGGCCGCGCCATCCGCGCCGCCGGCGACGTGCCCACGGTAGTGGCGGGTGACCTGAACGACGTCGCCTGGTCGCCGGTGAGCGAGCTCTTTCTACGGTTGAGCGGGCTGCTGGACCCGCGGGTGGGGCGCGGCTTCTTCAACAGCTTCAACGCCAACAACCCGATCTTCCGCTACCCGCTGGACCACGTCTTCCACTCCAACCACTTTCGCCTCTGCGACCTGCAGCGGCTCCCGCACATCGGCTCCGATCACTTCCCCATGCTGGTGGAGCTGAGCTACGAGCCGGATGCGTCGCGCGAGCAGGCGCCCACTCCGGTGGGCGAGGGGGACATGGAGGAGGCGGAGGACAAGGTGGAGCTGGAGGTGGAGGCCGCGCGCACGGGCGACGACCGCCCGGGACGCGAATGA
- a CDS encoding DUF3565 domain-containing protein has protein sequence MRRDPRFGPGVPRRVTGFRQDDEGHWAAELECGHTRHVRHDPPWQVRPWVTTEEGRAAFIGTMLECGVCEPSPPLVPRCPLSR, from the coding sequence GTGAGGCGGGACCCGCGCTTTGGCCCCGGCGTCCCGCGCCGCGTCACCGGCTTCCGGCAGGACGACGAGGGCCACTGGGCGGCGGAGCTGGAGTGCGGCCACACGCGGCACGTGCGCCACGACCCGCCCTGGCAGGTGCGCCCCTGGGTCACGACCGAAGAGGGGCGCGCGGCGTTCATCGGGACGATGCTGGAGTGCGGGGTGTGCGAGCCCTCACCCCCGCTCGTTCCTCGCTGCCCCCTCTCCCGATAA
- a CDS encoding zeta toxin family protein: MSADTPRLRMFAGPNGSGKSTIKSVIRPELIGTYINPDELEQQIRERGAVDLGALGVHAAQEEIDAFFESSTLLQRGGLTAAARTIHLRGDSLEFGDVAANSYFASVIADFLRRKLVASGASVTFETVMSSPDKVDFLRAARAQGFRTYLYYVATGDPLVNVSRVKNRVQLGGHPVAEEKIISRYARSLELLISAIRASNRAYIFDNSASRPIWLAEVTDGRELGMKTSRVRAWFKRHVWDRMGAQNEE, translated from the coding sequence GTGAGCGCGGACACGCCCCGGCTGCGGATGTTCGCCGGGCCGAACGGATCGGGAAAAAGCACCATCAAGTCGGTCATCCGGCCGGAGTTGATCGGCACGTACATCAATCCCGACGAGCTGGAGCAGCAGATTCGCGAGCGGGGTGCCGTCGACCTGGGAGCCCTCGGGGTCCATGCGGCCCAGGAGGAGATCGACGCGTTTTTCGAATCCTCGACCCTCCTCCAGCGCGGCGGACTCACGGCGGCGGCACGCACGATCCACTTACGAGGCGACTCGCTCGAGTTCGGCGACGTAGCGGCGAACTCCTACTTCGCGTCCGTCATCGCCGATTTCCTTCGCCGCAAGCTCGTCGCCTCCGGGGCCTCGGTGACGTTCGAGACAGTGATGTCGTCGCCCGACAAGGTCGACTTTCTTCGCGCTGCCCGGGCGCAGGGCTTCCGGACTTACCTCTACTACGTCGCCACCGGAGACCCGCTGGTTAACGTGTCGCGAGTGAAGAATCGGGTGCAGTTGGGGGGACACCCGGTGGCCGAAGAGAAGATCATCAGTCGCTACGCGCGCTCACTCGAACTGCTCATCTCCGCGATCCGTGCTTCCAATCGCGCGTACATCTTCGACAACTCTGCGAGCAGGCCGATCTGGCTCGCCGAGGTTACGGACGGACGGGAACTGGGGATGAAAACAAGCCGGGTTCGCGCATGGTTCAAACGCCACGTCTGGGACCGGATGGGCGCGCAAAACGAGGAGTAG
- a CDS encoding DUF4440 domain-containing protein: MNRTSRSVLCALLVALSLTACAAPPASTGPVPQSWSADEAQIRAAMQASSDAWNRGDLKGHLAIYVDTVTFMTPNGPRPGVAAIEQSFTRTFFQGGRPKQNLRFEQMVVRPLGPGSALGTGRFILSGGGQADNTGWFTLVWIRTAAGWRAVHDHSG, from the coding sequence ATGAACCGTACCTCCCGAAGCGTGCTCTGCGCACTCCTCGTCGCGCTCTCGCTGACAGCGTGCGCGGCGCCCCCGGCGTCAACCGGTCCGGTGCCGCAGAGCTGGAGCGCCGACGAGGCGCAGATCCGCGCCGCCATGCAGGCATCCTCCGACGCCTGGAACCGCGGCGACCTCAAGGGGCACCTCGCGATCTACGTGGACACGGTCACCTTCATGACGCCCAACGGCCCCCGCCCCGGCGTCGCGGCGATCGAGCAGTCGTTCACCCGGACGTTCTTCCAGGGCGGCAGGCCCAAGCAGAACCTGCGCTTCGAGCAGATGGTGGTGCGGCCGCTAGGCCCCGGCTCCGCGCTGGGCACGGGCCGCTTCATCCTCTCCGGCGGCGGCCAGGCGGACAATACCGGCTGGTTCACCCTCGTCTGGATCCGCACCGCCGCCGGCTGGCGCGCCGTCCACGACCACTCCGGCTGA